From a region of the Zingiber officinale cultivar Zhangliang chromosome 4B, Zo_v1.1, whole genome shotgun sequence genome:
- the LOC121975851 gene encoding YTH domain-containing protein ECT4-like isoform X1 produces the protein MFVMTATQQVPDRVDSIEPLSLSTMDTEQKPVDIDNSSRQKPVNVDIARKQSPSIKDEKVTTFDASHNPSNMYITKDDMQGNLGLSDAIGDNNMVYPQVTFSPQAQYFYGGYENPAIDWEGHSHLLNLESLDVGQTGVYNENPSLVYPGYGYSPQMLYGSYSPVMTALPSISGDGQLYSTQQFQFSGAYYQQPSPTNISSATPISQADWTMSIDQQGSFPADTLNFNANLFTPTPGYHLSYNSSGGDCLRFSEGIGSATPLLSSVASPQAIATLSFGQSTMPFGLGSLQQKSSYGFGSSVGSLERGYPHGVHHSNRYGTSFPNSEIKDQGAVAVQKGRRQGLGNALLCSCNGTLDFLNEQNRGPRANRTKNQMTEKIPLLENPNNSSGGIDHNLYNSPDFVTEYKDAKFFIIKSYTEDNVHKSIKYGVWASSSNGNRKLDSSYHEAKNKEDPCPVFFFFSVNASAQFCGVAEMIGPVDFEKSVDYWQQDKWNGQFPVKWHIVKDVANNLFRHITLENNDNKPVTNSRDTQEVKLEQGLEMLSIFKKHEYEASILDDFEFYEEREKAMQERKALQHRLSNSARPVPAAFRDDQRNPSSLINQFSKNFAHALRLEERGDADLSKDKNNSLSIGIAPKSDDMIKPATAIVTTSLGSVK, from the exons ATGTTCGTGATGACGGCGACGCAACAGGTGCCGGATCGCGTTG ACTCAATAGAGCCACTATCATTATCGACCATGGACACTGAACAAAAACCAGTTGATATCGATAATTCAAGTAGACAG AAGCCGGTCAATGTTGACATTGCAAGGAAGCAG TCGCCATCTATTAAAGATGAGAAAGTGACAACATTTGATGCTTCACATAATCCAAGTAACATGTATATCACAAAAGATGATATGCAAGGGAATTTGGGTTTATCTGATGCAATTGGTGACAATAACATGGTGTATCCACAAGTTACCTTTTCTCCTCAAGCACAATACTTTTATGGAG GATATGAGAACCCAGCTATTGACTGGGAAGGCCACTCTCACCTTTTAAATCTTGAAAGCCTGGATGTTGGTCAAACT GGTGTCTATAATGAGAACCCTTCACTGGTATACCCTGGTTATGGTTATAGCCCTCAGATGCTGTATGGCTCATATTCGCCTGTCATGACCGCACTCCCTTCTATTAGTGGAGATGGTCAGCTTTATTCCACTCAACAATTCCAGTTCTCAGGCGCATACTACCAACAGCCATCTCCTACCAATATCTCTTCTGCAACTCCAATTTCACAGGCTGATTGGACAATGTCAATTGATCAACAAGGATCATTCCCTGCTGATACACTGAATTTCAATGCTAACCTATTCACTCCAACACCTGGGTATCATCTGTCATACAACTCTTCTGGTGGAG ATTGTTTGAGATTCTCGGAAGGTATAGGGTCTGCAACTCCATTATTATCATCAGTTGCATCACCACAAGCCATTGCTACTCTCTCTTTTGGACAAAGTACCATGCCTTTTGGATTG GGTTCACTGCAACAGAAATCTTCATATGGTTTTGGGTCTTCTGTGGGTTCTCTTGAAAGAGGTTATCCTCATGGAGTACATCACAGTAACAGATATGGTACATCTTTCCCCAACTCAGAgatcaaggatcaaggagctgttGCTGTCCAGAAAGGTAGGAGGCAAGGATTAGGAAATGCTTTGTTGTGCAGTTGCAATGGCACTCTTGATTTTCTTAATGAACAAAATAGAGGGCCACGGGCTAATAGGACAAAGAATCAGATGACTGAAAAGATTCCTTTGTTGGAGAATCCAAATAATAGTTCTGGAGGGATTGATCATAATCTATATAATAGTCCTGACTTTGTTACAGAATACAAGGATGccaaattttttataattaaatctTACACTGAGGATAATGTTCACAAAAGCATCAAATATGGTGTTTGGGCTAGTTCTTCCAATGGCAACAGAAAGTTAGATTCCTCATACCAtgaagcaaaaaataaagaagACCCTTGCccagttttcttctttttctcg GTAAATGCAAGTGCACAATTCTGTGGGGTAGCTGAAATGATCGGACCTGTTGATTTTGAAAAAAGTGTGGATTACTGGCAACAAGACAAGTGGAATGGTCAATTCCCAGTCAAGTGGCATATTGTGAAAGATGTTGCGAACAATCTGTTTCGACATATTACCCTTGAAAATAATGACAATAAGCCTGTCACCAACAGCAGAGACACCCAAGAG GTGAAACTGGAACAGGGTTTAGAGATGCTAAGTATTTTTAAGAAGCACGAATATGAAGCATCAATTCTTGATGATTTTGAGTTTTATGAGGAGAGAGAGAAAGCCATGCAGGAAAGGAAGGCCCTCCAGCATCGGTTATCTAACTCAGCAAGGCCTGTTCCAGCAGCTTTTAGGGATGACCAAAGGAACCCTAGCAGCCTTAtcaatcaattttcaaaaaactttGCTCATGCTCTGAGATTGGAAGAAAGAGGTGACGCTGATCTGtcaaaagataaaaataattcCCTGAGCATTGGCATTGCTCCAAAGTCTGATGATATGATAAAACCAGCAACTGCCATTGTGACTACAAGCCTTGGTTCAGTGAAGTAG
- the LOC121975851 gene encoding YTH domain-containing protein ECT4-like isoform X2, which translates to MDTEQKPVDIDNSSRQKPVNVDIARKQSPSIKDEKVTTFDASHNPSNMYITKDDMQGNLGLSDAIGDNNMVYPQVTFSPQAQYFYGGYENPAIDWEGHSHLLNLESLDVGQTGVYNENPSLVYPGYGYSPQMLYGSYSPVMTALPSISGDGQLYSTQQFQFSGAYYQQPSPTNISSATPISQADWTMSIDQQGSFPADTLNFNANLFTPTPGYHLSYNSSGGDCLRFSEGIGSATPLLSSVASPQAIATLSFGQSTMPFGLGSLQQKSSYGFGSSVGSLERGYPHGVHHSNRYGTSFPNSEIKDQGAVAVQKGRRQGLGNALLCSCNGTLDFLNEQNRGPRANRTKNQMTEKIPLLENPNNSSGGIDHNLYNSPDFVTEYKDAKFFIIKSYTEDNVHKSIKYGVWASSSNGNRKLDSSYHEAKNKEDPCPVFFFFSVNASAQFCGVAEMIGPVDFEKSVDYWQQDKWNGQFPVKWHIVKDVANNLFRHITLENNDNKPVTNSRDTQEVKLEQGLEMLSIFKKHEYEASILDDFEFYEEREKAMQERKALQHRLSNSARPVPAAFRDDQRNPSSLINQFSKNFAHALRLEERGDADLSKDKNNSLSIGIAPKSDDMIKPATAIVTTSLGSVK; encoded by the exons ATGGACACTGAACAAAAACCAGTTGATATCGATAATTCAAGTAGACAG AAGCCGGTCAATGTTGACATTGCAAGGAAGCAG TCGCCATCTATTAAAGATGAGAAAGTGACAACATTTGATGCTTCACATAATCCAAGTAACATGTATATCACAAAAGATGATATGCAAGGGAATTTGGGTTTATCTGATGCAATTGGTGACAATAACATGGTGTATCCACAAGTTACCTTTTCTCCTCAAGCACAATACTTTTATGGAG GATATGAGAACCCAGCTATTGACTGGGAAGGCCACTCTCACCTTTTAAATCTTGAAAGCCTGGATGTTGGTCAAACT GGTGTCTATAATGAGAACCCTTCACTGGTATACCCTGGTTATGGTTATAGCCCTCAGATGCTGTATGGCTCATATTCGCCTGTCATGACCGCACTCCCTTCTATTAGTGGAGATGGTCAGCTTTATTCCACTCAACAATTCCAGTTCTCAGGCGCATACTACCAACAGCCATCTCCTACCAATATCTCTTCTGCAACTCCAATTTCACAGGCTGATTGGACAATGTCAATTGATCAACAAGGATCATTCCCTGCTGATACACTGAATTTCAATGCTAACCTATTCACTCCAACACCTGGGTATCATCTGTCATACAACTCTTCTGGTGGAG ATTGTTTGAGATTCTCGGAAGGTATAGGGTCTGCAACTCCATTATTATCATCAGTTGCATCACCACAAGCCATTGCTACTCTCTCTTTTGGACAAAGTACCATGCCTTTTGGATTG GGTTCACTGCAACAGAAATCTTCATATGGTTTTGGGTCTTCTGTGGGTTCTCTTGAAAGAGGTTATCCTCATGGAGTACATCACAGTAACAGATATGGTACATCTTTCCCCAACTCAGAgatcaaggatcaaggagctgttGCTGTCCAGAAAGGTAGGAGGCAAGGATTAGGAAATGCTTTGTTGTGCAGTTGCAATGGCACTCTTGATTTTCTTAATGAACAAAATAGAGGGCCACGGGCTAATAGGACAAAGAATCAGATGACTGAAAAGATTCCTTTGTTGGAGAATCCAAATAATAGTTCTGGAGGGATTGATCATAATCTATATAATAGTCCTGACTTTGTTACAGAATACAAGGATGccaaattttttataattaaatctTACACTGAGGATAATGTTCACAAAAGCATCAAATATGGTGTTTGGGCTAGTTCTTCCAATGGCAACAGAAAGTTAGATTCCTCATACCAtgaagcaaaaaataaagaagACCCTTGCccagttttcttctttttctcg GTAAATGCAAGTGCACAATTCTGTGGGGTAGCTGAAATGATCGGACCTGTTGATTTTGAAAAAAGTGTGGATTACTGGCAACAAGACAAGTGGAATGGTCAATTCCCAGTCAAGTGGCATATTGTGAAAGATGTTGCGAACAATCTGTTTCGACATATTACCCTTGAAAATAATGACAATAAGCCTGTCACCAACAGCAGAGACACCCAAGAG GTGAAACTGGAACAGGGTTTAGAGATGCTAAGTATTTTTAAGAAGCACGAATATGAAGCATCAATTCTTGATGATTTTGAGTTTTATGAGGAGAGAGAGAAAGCCATGCAGGAAAGGAAGGCCCTCCAGCATCGGTTATCTAACTCAGCAAGGCCTGTTCCAGCAGCTTTTAGGGATGACCAAAGGAACCCTAGCAGCCTTAtcaatcaattttcaaaaaactttGCTCATGCTCTGAGATTGGAAGAAAGAGGTGACGCTGATCTGtcaaaagataaaaataattcCCTGAGCATTGGCATTGCTCCAAAGTCTGATGATATGATAAAACCAGCAACTGCCATTGTGACTACAAGCCTTGGTTCAGTGAAGTAG